The Meriones unguiculatus strain TT.TT164.6M chromosome 3, Bangor_MerUng_6.1, whole genome shotgun sequence genomic sequence AGCCCACAACTCATTCATGCTGAGATAGCAATTCTCTCTGAAACCCCCACACTGATGAGGATGCAGGGGATGAGCCTCATGCCACTTAATCCTATAAAGTACTTACACCCCCACCTGCCCTCTGGGCATGTCATGCTAGAGTGGGGATAACACCACATCTGGGCCCCTAGGCTGGGGCCCTCTAGGGTGTCTGCTGATGAAACTTATCTGCTTAGGTGCTAGCCCTGGATTAGCCCAGCTCCAGTCACCCTAGCCAGGGGCTGGGAGCTATTTAATGAGGTTTAGAGTTGCTTCCCAGGTCACTTCACAGACACTGTGTCAGAATCCAAGGCTGCTCTGTCACAGGTGGGCCATGGAGGGCTTATGCTGAATGTTGGGCACCActgttcctgccctggctttggCTTCCTGTTTCTCCCTTCTCTACTGATGTGGGGGTGCTTACAGAACTGCAGGGTAAGGTATCCCCACTTACACATCTTCTCCTCTATGGGGCTCTGTGGATGAGGATTCAGCTGGCTCAGCAGGAaggagaaacacagaaaacagtTAAATGCTGTTACACCAAGCCAAAAGGGCCTGACTAGAAGTCCTGAGCCCAGCCATGGATGGTGTGTCACCCATACCTGCTGGTGCTCTGTCAGGGAACATGAGTCTTGTCAGCTATAGAGCTCTAGTCAGAACTTCAgtttccttatttaaaaaaactaGGAACTAGGGAGTATTTGCCATGTGCTTGCTGTCAGAGCTGACAGTAGGTATGACAGCTTGCCCTCTCTGCCAGCTGCTCTCAGAGGTAGGACAGGGCATACTTTTCTCTACAAAGAAGAATAGCTGGAGGGGCTGCCTTAGAACTGCAATTGGGTCTAAGTGCCAGGTCCTGGCTTCCCTTTGGTCTGTTTAGTGGGCAATGCACATGTATGCTGTCACTCTTCTCACACAGAGGTGTGTACCTGGCTTTGCATATTTGATGCAAACTGACCATGAGTCATGCCCCCTCATGCTGACAATGTGCCAGACTCCCAACCCAAGAGACAGCTCATGGCCTGGCCTGTCTTGCTCTGCTGCAGCCAGGACAACGACCTCCCCACCCTTATATCCAGTGTACATCGAAGAAGCCGTCACCACGTTATGCCTGAGCATCCAAGCCACTGTGACTTCCAGAGAGGCAACTTGGAGATTGGCCTTGGACCTGGAGGTGAGGAATCTAAGAGATATCAAGGGTAGAGTGGGCCCTGGGGCAACTGCTATCCTGACTAAAGACAGCCAACTGTCTCTGATCAGCAGCTCTGGGACCTGAGCACTTTGGCTGGCagccagaggccagcagaggcgggggtggggggagtggtgAGGTGGGGGGGAGCGGtgaggctggctttcccctggggCTACATGTGACAGTAATTGTGTTAATCTCAGCCAGCTGGGCAGACAGGGCTGCAGCAGAGGCTGCTCCATTATGCCTTTTTGCTGAAGCGAGTTTAGAGTGACTGAGACCCACCACCCCTTTCTCAAAGGGGCAGATATTATGTAAGCCTCTCCTAAACTCAAGAACTGCCCACCGCAGAATGGCAAAAACATGCTCACTTCTCCTTCTCACAGACTATGTGCAACTCTAGTTCTGCctccctggggtcctctggaagcaaCAGGAGTTCAGAGAAAGAAGCATCCTAGAGAGATAATGGCACTCTTCAGAAAAGCAGGCCATTAGACTTCAGTGAGGCCATACCTGAGTTTCAGAGGCCTTGAGGGACCTTTCTGTTCTGGGCTCCTAGATGAGAATGTTTCTGATAGTGGCTACAATGCTTAGGCTACAAGACTGGGTGGGTGTGGTCCATCAGAGTGGACATCCTTCTCAAAGCCCCATGTGCTTGAAAGGCTTTGAGGGCTGATAGGAGACTGCTTTTGGAACAGTTGGGGACTTGATAGAGGCCCAGCTTGATGGGAACTGCTGAGCAAGCAGCTGATAAAATCTAATTGCTCCATTGATTGGATAGAGCCAAGGGAGTCTGTAATGGTTAAGATATTCTGAGGTTACGGGCCCCTCTCCCTGCTCCTGGACATGGAGAGAGACTTCCTTGGGTacacatgtctctctctctctctctctctctctctgtgtgtgtgtgtgtgtgtgtgtgtgtgtgttgtgtgcgaGCATGCACTTGCAAACTTCCAGTCAAGGCCATCATGATGCTTGTCATGTTTGTGtactacacatacacatatctcTGTGCTGTTTAGTCTTCTGTCTGGCTACTCCTCCCTTTTCACTGTCCTCCCTTTTTACTGTATGCAGGGGTTCATACTGTGCATAACTTTGGGAGTGTGATTTGTGCCCAGGTTCATGTGTACATTCTCTTAAGGTCTTGTCCCTACTTCCTCAGGGTTTTCTTTCAGTCCTTGTAGGGGTTCACTTCTCCACTGTGCTACTGCTCCCTGGACTGGAGAGGACTACGAACCTTGCAGCAGGCGCTACGACTTTGTGCATCTTCCTATTACACCTCAGGCAGTTCATTTGCTGTTAGTGGCACCCCAGTGTGCTAGGAGCGAATGTGGCTTCATTAAGTCAGCCACAGGGCTGGGTCTCGCTTGAGGTGCCTCTACTCCACCAGGCTGTTACCTCAACTCCAGGAATCGAAAGATTCTGTCTGTCTGAGTTTGTTAAAGTAGGAACAGACTGCTGTGAAAAGAGCCCTTGCCTAATCCTTAAGGGGATATGTGGGTTGGGACAAGATCAGGTACAGAGGTGAGTGAGGCCAGGCCACACAGACCTAAGGGACTCTACTCCCTGCCTAGATCAGCAGCTGCCCCTCCTGCCCACTGGTCTCTAATATGCTACTGGTAGCCCCAAGTGCAGTCAGATACTCTTCATCTGTTCACTGGTTCCATCTGCCTTGAGATATTATGGGTAGAATTCTTGTCCAGAGAGTGGATGCTCTCTCTCTTTGGGGCAGAGGCTGAGATAGCCAGCTAGACCAACAGCAGTGAGGTAGTTCAGATCAATAAGTTATTAGCACCATTCTGTCAGCCATAATGTGGAAATTGATCACATTTTGGCTGTCACACTTCCCCAGTCTGATAAAAATGACAGAGtaaggaaattttttaaaaatggaattcaGCTCTGGTGCTGGTGGTAGAGCTCTGCAGAAGGTTGGGCACGCATACGGAAGCAGAGCTTGCTGGGCATCATGGAGATTTTGGACTGCCCAAGGAATTGTTCCTCCATACTCCAATAACTGGTAAGGATAAGGAAGGCAGAGACGGCAATTTTAACCCAGACTTGATGGTATGGGCTGTTCAACAAAAACCCTAGTATCAGACCAGGAGCTCAGGAGGAAGCTGGGCAGCAGTGTTTAGGCTGGTCTGGAATTGGGTCAACTAATGCCTAAGGTTTGGCATTTTGAGGTATGATCTCTGTGTCCTACAGGAATATGTCATACAGGAAACAAAGGCTGGGTCTGGCCTCATACAGGCATAGCACATACAAGCTTTGCACTGTGGGATGAGTTGCTCAGGAGTTCCTCAAGAGCCCGTAGCCTGGATATGCAGGCGGAAGAACTTGGGGAAGAACTGGCAGCAGGGCTGAGAAGACAGAGAATGAAGTAGGCTGGGATCTGAAGTATGCTTTCTGGACTTGCCTCCCCCATACCTGCACAATAGCCAACCCTATCCTAGGTGGCCAAGGCAGGCCACTCAGTTCCCCCAAGGAGGGGCTGAGAAAGCACAGTCCCTTACAGGAGACTGCCTGATGAAAACTGGCATGAACTTCTCATTACTTCTATTTACATGTCCAGGGCCAGCATTAGGATGGCTTTGTGTCCTTGCTGTACTACACATCCACCTGTCAGTGTTTTCTGGCCTGGGATGCCAGGTTGGGCAAAGGTCTTAACTTCCGGGGAGAATATGGTGATGGTTGGGTTTCCAAGCTGAGCTAAGGCAGAGGTGGCCTTCCCTCCAAGCTATGAGGCACTGGATGGGGCTTACTCTCTCCTCTACAGGTGACCTGTTGGGCAAGAGGCTGGGCTGCTCCTCCTATATTACCAACAACTGTTCTTCAGAGAAAAAGGCCCGAAGCAAGTCCCCCCAAGGTGAAAGCCTGACCCAGGAAAGGGAGGCAGGtcacaggaaaggggagggagcaATGAACTCCTGCATCCTGAAGGGTTTCCCAGACCTTGGGTGGAAAACATGAGAGGAGGCCTTGATTTTTCTCCCTGGCACTATCTGAAGAAGCCCTCCCCATGTGCTGCTTCCAACAGAGACTCTGCTGCTTCCAGAGCTGGAATCTACAATGGCACCTGAGGACCACTACCATCGGCTCATGTCAGCCCTGTGTGAGGCTGGCCCCTTTGAGGAAACTCAACGTCTCTACCACCTGGGTATCCCCAGTCATGGTATGTACCACCGCCCCTCCCCCACTACTCCAACCTCAAATGTGCCAACCCTGTTACCTTTCCATCCTGGGTACTAAGCTTACCCCAAGAAAAGGATCTAAATATTTGGAGGTCAACACCAAGACCAGTACTGAATACATCGGAAGGCATCCCGATATATAGCCTAGTTGCCCCACTAAGGTTCATCCTTGAGAGCCTAGGTGAGACTGGGACATAAGAGTTTGTTCACCTGCTGTTGAGATGTAGGTTTTGTGGCCTATGCTAGGTTCCCCTCACTATCAGAGCAGTCAGTGTAATGCTATGAATCTGCGGTTGTGTCGATATTGTGTCAGACCTTTacaagctgtttttgttgttgttgtctgggGAGGGGGTCATGGCAGGCAGGTAGCTCAGAAAGAGGAAGCTGTTTCACAGGTGGAATGTGGCCACTATGGCCCTGATTGCTTGAGAGAAGCCAGGCCTTGCTATTTAAGAATAATAAGATACCCTGTGCAGCTGCAGTACAGGGGAATCTGGTCTTTTCTGGAAGTGGCTGGGGGCTTAGAGAAGGGAGTAGGATTTCAGATTCTTGCAGAAGGCAGTGTTCCCCAGGGCAGCTCAGCACCAAGAGCCTGAATAATTCACTAAatgttaataatttaaaaatctttttaattgCTTTCCTAGCTCTGCTAGCCTGTGCAGGAGAGGCTGTACAGGCAAGCTGGTTGTCAATCACCATTGCACAGAGCATGACTGGGGTAGGGTAAGCTAGGCTTATTGGGCTCTGGGGCTGACTTCAAGCCCTGGCTAGACACACCTCTCCGTTTCAGGTAATTAATTTGTAATGAGGCAGCAGTGGAGTGGTAGAGAAGTGGAGCTTGAGCTAGGGGGACTAAAGGGGTGCAATGGGGCACATATCACAGCCATGTGACCATGCATTACTGCCATTTAATGGTGTCTGTTATTGCAACCATGTGTGCTATGTATTGCTTTATAAGAGTGACACATTCTCCCCAGATATTCTTCCCTCCTGTCTAGAAAGGAGTAACCTGGGCAGCCCTCTGTTTGAGATCCCCTCCTAACCCCATGGAGTCTTGTCCCACTAACCTACTGGAACAGCCCTATGCCCTTACATGCTGACCTTTCTGCACAGCCAATCCTTTGGTCACCATTATATCGGCACAAATACTCAAAACACCATGTTCTCTACCTTGGAGCCCTTCTCTCCCAGCCCATATTAGTTAACTGACCTACTGCCTAGCTGCACCCTTTAGGTCCTATTTCAAACTGCCTTCCCTGCTGCTCCTCCAGCCCCAGTGACACAAAACAGGGCTCAAGACATGTGAAAGTCTCCTCCCATTCTGTTCACTAGGTCAATGCCCTGCTCACCAAGATAGAAAGGGAAAATCCTAGGGGAGCTTAGCATCTGGGTCACTGCTGTTGCCTCCCTTCCCAGATATGCTAAGGGTACGGCAGGAAGTGGCAACAGCCACTTTGAGGAATCCCAATAGCTTGGAAGTACACCTGCCCTCATCTACAGCAGGCCACCGACGGAAGCAAGGCCTCGTTCAGCACCGGGAGGGAACAGTTCCAGCTGCTACCCCATCCTTCTCTGAAAGGTACTAAAGACAGTGTTTCAGCAAGGCCCCATATTCTCTGTGCTTGTTACCTGAGGTCAAGTCCATATCCTGGACTATCCCTTGAATCCCATTACATGTGTGGGAACATGAATTCACCATATTCAAGGTCTACTACAGGAGGCTCCTAAAACAACCTGTGCTGAGGAAAGACCCAAGAAAACACTTCTGGGACAGAATACGCAGACATGCCAAGGGCCACTCCAGTTTTCTTGTTGCACAGCTCTACTACCTCAGACTAGTAAATGTGCCTTGAGATAGCAGAGGCCCTTCCCTCAAAGGTAGTGGTGGTGTGTTGAGAAAGGCAAAACTAAGCTACTTACCATCTGTAATTTCCACCCAAAAATAGGTCAGCCAGAACATTTGGAGTTGAAGGCACAGTGGACTTCCCCCACCTCCCCCTCAATTCCAGAGATATCAGAGCTGTTCACAGTGCAGACTGTCTCCACAGGCGACTAGTGAAGCCAGGGAAAGCGCTGGTCAGGGGCCCCAGGTTTCCTAGACACACCCCATCCCATCCTAACCAGCCACAGATTGCAGCAACTGCAGCTGCCTGCCATCTCCAGATTGTGGCTAATTACCCTGTTGTGTGCCCCTCCCCATGCTGCTCAGGATGAGAGGCCCCCCTCCCCCAGTAATTACCACTGCAGCTGCCTCTGCCTACAGGGTCAGCACCTCTGTGCTGACAGGGAGATTAATTGGTGCTGCCAGCTTGGATAGGGGTAGTACACAAACAGAAGCCATAACTAGTGACTCAATGACTGCCTTTGGGGTCAGCAATTAGTGGCAGCAGGGGGTGCacccagaggccagaaaagggggTTGGTATACAGAGAGAACCAGGTACTTGCTCACTATTCTGTTCACAGGGAACTGTCACAGCCACCCCCTTTGCTGTCACCCCAGAATGCTCCCCATATCGCCCTGGGCGCCCATCTCCGGCCTCCTTTTTTGGGGGTACCCACAGCTCTCTGTCAGACCCCAGGTAAGAAACAGTTGGGTATGTAAACCCTTTGTATCCCTGTAGAGCCCTCTTTAGGTGCATAAGGTCCAACATGAATGGCCTGTTCTGTTCTAGGTTACAGCTTCCTAGCTCCTGCCCAAGCTGAGATGTTAGCCCGGCAGCAGGAGCTTCTACGGAAGCAGAACTTGGCTCGGTAAGTACCTGGAAGACCAGTGAGAGTAGTTTTAAGCATGCCCAGACTGACTCCATCTGTCCTTTTGGTCCAGGTTGGAGATGTCCGAGTTGCTTAGGCAAAAAGAACTGGGCAGTGCTCACCGCCCACAGCTACTGGCGCCAGAGGTAGCCCTGCATATTCCTGAGAGTCCTGATGAGCTTCAGCGACGTGGCTCCATGCTGGTTTTGAAACATAGCTCAGCACCACTACTGGCCCTGCCATCCAAGGGACCCCCAAGCCCAGGACCCCCTACCCCATCCAAGGAGTCTGCCCGAAGCCGATCCCAAAAGGGGAGTCTTGGTGCTGCCTCAGCCCAGTCCAATGAACCTAATGAGACTGGCCTCTGGGCTCAAGATGTCTCTGAGGAACCATCCAAGGACTCAGATGGAGACGACCCTGAGATAGCAGCTGCCAGGGTCGGGGCCTCTACTCCCAGCcaagtcccatcaggaggaaACAGAGCAGAAGGAAAGGGGCTTCTCTCAGGGTCCACACTGACCTCTCCACTGCCCCTGGGATTCCCCTGTGGGGCAGCCAGCCCCTACTTCCACACAGGTGGGTAACCCTAGCTACCCATTGATAGATAGGGGGTTCCATGAGGAGAAAAATCCTTTGTCACTGAGCCAAGGGCTTTAACCAATTGAGAAAGGTCAGCCCATAGGGAAGGAGGCATAGGAATGGAAAAGCCTAAGCCCTAGTGACATCCTTTCTATCTCCAGGCACCATGGGGGGACTCTTCACTGATGAGGGGACCATAGCCCCTGACGACGTCAACAAGTGGACTGTAGATGATGTCTGCAACTTCGTGGGGGGCCTTTCTGGCTGTGGCGAGTATGCCAGGGTGAGGGGAGTGGCAGGTCTCTGGGGCTAGGCCAGGAGGCCCAGTTCTGGGCAATGTCCCAGTCTCCACGCCCAACAAAAAGGGACTTTCCGTTTGCTATTTTTCTATGCAAGACCTAAATTCTACTCTATGGACCTACCTTGTCCCCAGGTATTTAGAGAACAAGGAATAGATGGAGAAACTTTGCCTCTCCTGACAGAAGAACACCTTCTAAACACCATGGGATTGAAGCTAGGGCCTGCTCTCAAGATCAGAGCACAAGTAAGTATGGCCAGTGCCTTCATTAATCTAAAGAGGGCATAAGGACTCTCTGTGACTGGAAATGGTCTCCCAGGTccctctacccagcaggtattCACCCAGCTTCATCTTTTTGTAGGTGGCCAAGCGCCTGGGCCGTGTCTTCTACATGGCCAGCTTCCCTGTGGCCCTGCCTCTACAGCCGCCAAGCCTTCAAGCACCTGAGCTCAGCCCAGGACAGCAACCCCTGTCCCCAGCAACCACCACCTCCCCATATGAGGGGGCCCACTTATCCACAGGCCGAGCCTCACCCAAACAGGAGAATGGGTCAGGGACCATAGCTTTGCTCCCAGGGGCCCCAGATACTTCCCAGCTTCTCTAACCATCATACTCTCTGATACCCATGAAACTGACTACCCCCAGGgtatttttccttttgattttagaTGCAAAAACaccaagaatatttttttttaatgtggcttAAGAGGAAAGTAATGTATTTACCTTCTAGGTGTAACTGCAGAGGTCTGCAAACAAACCAAAGACAGACAAAGTGGACAGGCCATGAAGCCACCCTCCCCACTCTGAACTGGGACTACTCTGCAGGTCAGGGTCAGCCTCCTACTTGGGCAGCAGAAGGCTCTGCAGAGCCAGTTGACCTTTCAGGGTCAAAACAACTCTCAGTACACTTGTTCTGTTGTGCTGTAACAATAAAGCCCTATCTACTGTCTACTGCCCTCTTGCTGCACAGTTGTTGGCCTTAAGGCCTCCAGGACCTGGCAGGAGGCCCTCAGTCCTCTTCTGAGAGCTGAAGATCCTCCAGCTCATCTTGTGGTCCCTGAGTCAGCTGCCACAGTTCACTTGGGTCCACCCCTGTGTCCAGGTCTCCatctacagagaaagaaaaggccaCATACATTCTGCTATATCATAAAGAAGCCAGTCTTAGAGGTTATTTACTCATCACTAATTAATCACAGCATTAATTAAACTTATCAGTGTGCTAGCTGGCTGCCTGAGAGCACAGAGCAGCTGGTCTGGTACCCCAGGGAGGGACTTGGGCCTGGCTTAGAGATGTCTTCCCATGGCCTCATCTCCAGGGTCAGTCTATTTCACAACAGAAACCATTTACCCTCTGAATTGCTGGtggcctcttcttcctcctcttcctcctggtcTTCCTCTTTCATTCCTTGATGAGCACCCAGGAGCCCAGGTACTCCTACAGATGAAGAACCATGtgtaccacacagacacacacatttccCATGTCCAACAGCAAGGCAATATGAACAGTTATACAGGAGGTTTGGCTAGCCCTGTAACCCTGTGTGGACACCCACCATGGCCACAGGTCTCAGCAGTGGCAAGGGTAGCCCTTTCTGCCATGTATATGGAGGCCTCAACATGGTGACAATTACCAATAGTGAGTCCCCAGCTCAAACTGAAGGAGCGAGCCAATGAGTGgtaaaagaaagagctagaggccagagagatggttcagtggtttaaggacctgggtttgacttCCAGTACCCACAGGTCTCAAGGGATCCAagactctcttctgacctctgtggggcatttaggcacacatgtggtataaacatacatgtaagcaaaacacatataaaagttaaaaacaagaaCTAACAAGGTCTGCCCAAAGACATGAAACACACATACAGCTTATAACCATTCCCACACCTCAGGCCTCACCTCTCTCAAAGAAGTCTGTGCTGTCCTCTCCCTCAGAACTGTCCaattcaaacaggtcttttaatTCCTTCCTGTCTTCATCCTTCCTGTCTTCCACTTTCCTCCTTTTGATCTCTGGGAAGTTCAGGTCTTCTAGCTTCAaagaccagaaagagaaaaacagatagAGGGAGAGGCCAAGAGAACTGAATAGAGCTTAGCCCAGCCTCACTTTAGGTACTACCTATAGCCATACATGGGACAAGATGCCCTGCAGACAAACAGCAATTTACAGGCTTCACTCAAACTCACTGtcccattctttttttcccctcctgcttttgtttccttttccaaTTTCACTCCCACAGCCCAGTCCCTTTTCACAAGTAACCtgcttggccatttttactaggcCACCTTCCCAGACCTCAGACATACCCGCTCTTTGCCACTGATCTCCAGCTGGATCTCACGGTCCCTCAGCTTCTTCCAGTGGCTGTAGTACCTGGTAAGAGGGGTCCCCTCTTCACGGGCCTGCTTCTCCCAAGCATCCTAAGGATTGGGTAAATTCAGGACCATGCTCACTGCTCACCCTGGAAAACTCTTAAATAACTACCACACCCTAACTGGTGGCGTCAGGCAGCATCAGTCCAGCCCAGATGCCAAATCCCAACCCACCACTGCCAGCTGGTCAGACACACTGAAGGTCACTTTCTGGCGAAGGTTTCGGATATATTCTGCGTTCTCTTGCACCTTCTCTAGCAGCTGGCGCATTTGCCGGCAGTAGTTAGCCACTTTGCACTCCCGGAGAAAAGATTTCAGCTGCAGAAAGGAAAACTCAGTTCAGCCCAGCAACAGGACTATTCCCCATTCCACAGGGGATCCAGGCAATAAAAAGCCAAATGGCAAACACGGGAGATACAAAGGCCTGCTATCAACTTCTTAATTAGGTCTCATAGGCATAAGGTCTTGCTCCTTTACTCCTGTGCCTCTCTGAGTGCAACAGCCTTGAGAGGTAAGCAGATGAAGACTTGCAAGCCACAAaacattaaacttttttttaatcttaactGAAACATACCTGCTAACTCCTACTCTAGATTCACACATCCATATACCTAGGACCTTGAGCCCAAAACTAAATGTGTCTGAACTACTTGACATCATCAGCCAAGAGGACGTCGGGGGAGGGCAATGCCACATTATACAACAAACAGTGATGGAGCACATGTGCACAGCTGTGCATGCAACTTCTGCCTTCACACATATACCTGTCTCTATATGAGCCTGACCCAGGTATAGCTCAGGTATGAGCAGCACCCCCTACCCCACAAGCCTGTGAGTAATGGAGCTAATCCCCTACCAGTACCAGACAGGGATAGCAATAGGCCCCTCTACAAGAGGaagacaaacctactaaaatattgTCCAAGTTAGCCACAAAGAGGATGCGAAGGTCTGGCCAAGTGTTGAGCACACATACCTGTAGGACAGTGGGCAGCACCAATTCTGGAAAAGCAATGCTATGGGCCTGGCTGTGCAGGTATTCCAGGAGAAGGTCATACAGCTGCTCCAGCAGACCATCCTGAGGGGGCAGGCCCAACTTTATCAGATGATGAAACCCAGGAGCCCATGATCTCATATTTCACCCTGACTTTGTTCAAACTCAGGCTATAAAACAGTACCCACAGCCTCCCCCAAGCCACACCCAGCTTCACAAGGCCTGAGATTAAGGAGCTATTGGTCTATGACTACAGAAACCTCAATCTCAGTACTtgagaagtggatctctgagagttcaaggccagcctgatctacatagcaagttccaggatagccagggctacataatacaGAGATCCTGTCACAAAAGAAACCACAAATGTTGTACAATGGTAATCCCTCCCTTGTATCTCAACAGTCTCTGAAGTCCTTGTAAGCCAACTAAAACAGGCCCAGGCCTTTTCCAGAAGGCCTTGAGGCCAGCCTCACCCGGTAGGCCTTCTCCTGCAGGTTGGTGCTGGACAGTTTCAAGATGACAGAGAAGTTGATAGGCCTGGAGCTCATGCGGCCTGGCCGCCTATTGAAGTCCACCTGCTGG encodes the following:
- the Samd11 gene encoding sterile alpha motif domain-containing protein 11 isoform X2, whose product is MPAVKKELLGRKDLALALATFHPTLTSLPLPPLPAYLAPLPAAAALPSAASLPASASSYETLLAPSLCPPRAYLNLHEAAPHLYLPGDPLAFQCFSATASAAPDFQPLIDNGEPCIEVECGANRALLYVRKLCQGSKGPSIRHRGEWLTPNEFQFVSGRETAKDWKRSIRHKGKSLKTLMSKGILQVHPPICDCPGCRISSPVNRGRLADKRTVTLPPTHALKKERTSSFSASDGDSDGIGPACEQQPVLKQEDDPHVQIMKKRVHTHWDVNISFRETSCSVHRRSRHHVMPEHPSHCDFQRGNLEIGLGPGGDLLGKRLGCSSYITNNCSSEKKARSKSPQETLLLPELESTMAPEDHYHRLMSALCEAGPFEETQRLYHLGIPSHDMLRVRQEVATATLRNPNSLEVHLPSSTAGHRRKQGLVQHREGTVPAATPSFSERELSQPPPLLSPQNAPHIALGAHLRPPFLGVPTALCQTPGYSFLAPAQAEMLARQQELLRKQNLARLEMSELLRQKELGSAHRPQLLAPEVALHIPESPDELQRRGSMLVLKHSSAPLLALPSKGPPSPGPPTPSKESARSRSQKGSLGAASAQSNEPNETGLWAQDVSEEPSKDSDGDDPEIAAARVGASTPSQVPSGGNRAEGKGLLSGSTLTSPLPLGFPCGAASPYFHTGTMGGLFTDEGTIAPDDVNKWTVDDVCNFVGGLSGCGEYARVFREQGIDGETLPLLTEEHLLNTMGLKLGPALKIRAQVAKRLGRVFYMASFPVALPLQPPSLQAPELSPGQQPLSPATTTSPYEGAHLSTGRASPKQENGSGTIALLPGAPDTSQLL